The Anomaloglossus baeobatrachus isolate aAnoBae1 chromosome 5, aAnoBae1.hap1, whole genome shotgun sequence genome includes the window CTTTTTACCACAGAAACGTTGCTCAAACCTTTCATTGTCACAAGGGTGACAGGAGAAAAAACACTCTGCAATTTGCTGTTTAATTTCTCCTGCGTACGCCGAtcccccatatgtggtagaaaggctgagaagggaagcagcgccatttgactttttgaacgcaaaaatGGCTGAAATagtgacaccatgtcacatttgtagaggtcctgatgtgcctaaacagtggaaaccccccatgacaccccatgttggaaactagaccccttaaagaATTTATCAAGATATGTTataagcactttgaacccccaggtgcttcacagaatattatgacattgagccgtgaaaatgaaagaaatacatattgccacaaaaatgttgctttaagcccaaattttcacaagggtagcaggaaaaatgcaccacacaatttcttgtgcaatttcccctgattacactaataccccatatgtggtagaaaactatttTTTGGTCTCGGAAGGAGCACTATTTCAATTTTGGAGCACCAATTtgactggaatagattgcagatgccatgtcataTTTGAAGAGCCCCCTGAGGtcccaaaaaagcatcaaaaaaaccccacaagtgacccagttACAAACTGTACTCAATAATGAATTTTTCGCCTTTcatctagtcacaggcctaattagcataggaaagtCATTtagatatgtattttttttttctttaatattcacattagtgaatagcattatacagggctggttagggtgggaatttgggcatacaggttacAATGCTACTAGATTGGAGGGCAtataggggacctgacagattccctttacgcaATCTACCTTACTCTCTGTAATTATGGACTGTTTTACAGCGAATATGCTGGTATATAGATGTAAACGTAAAGTATtaagcttttaaagggaatctgccagcagatttttgctatgcaatctgaagacagcatgctgtatggGTTAAGATATAGATTACAGCCAGGCATCTCTTAttacaaagtgtgtttttgtttacctgcaatgttagtttaagcttcagtagctttatcattagtggactgAGGCGCATGAGCTCAAGTCCGACTCCACTCTCTGTGATTTGCAGCTTCTTGCTATAGAAGTGTACACTGGAAGCCTGGGATGGGCAGAGGCAGCTGTTTAAGGTCTGCTACATGCTAAAACTAAAatgtttgattgtgtcagaacggctgcagccagtaatgctgctctcagatgaggtagcaaaactctgctgactgattccctttaaataaacgtTTAGCTTAGACCCTTTCAGATGTCCgtatttaatcaggtacaagccacacgcatcggtatggtcatacgtgtgtcatgcatgggtcacacgtgtgacatctgtgtttgcatatgtgtgacatcagtgtgatacgtactggagaaaactctttgaaataaaaagattttctatatttacctgtatccagcgctgttttcttcggctctgctgtctcctgcttctgacaccACTCATTATATTCATTAATTATTGACTGCACTGAggcgctggaagccggagcatcactggggacagcatcgccagggacaggtgactattgagcaagcagtgtgtgcagtgacatccaggaggtcattggagttcccaatgaactctgatgaacccatcatTTTATTCActacactgaggacctggaagccagagcattgcggtgacagcatcgcggggacagtgGTGACAGataagtatccagcaagcagtgtgtgcagtgacatccaggaggtcattggagttcccaatgaactgatGACATTCTGATAACACCcctgctacagcgggtgtcaccacggggttcatcagagtttattgggaactccaatgacctcctggacgtctctGCACACACATTGCTTGCTCAATACTCACCTTTCcctggcgatgctgtcctcggcggtgctgtcccggCAATGCTCTGGCTTCcatctcctcagtgcagtgaataatcaatgaatataatgaacgggggtcagaagcgggaggcagcagcgCCGAAGAAAACAGAGCTGGATACAGATAAAtacagaaaatctttttatttcgaaGACACATGTTTTTTCcaatacgtgtcacactgatgtctcacagatcacatcagtgtacgatccgtgtgacacccgtgctgccggagaaaaacggacatgtctccgtgtgtgtgcGGGGCTATGAgggggtcacacggtccatgtgaaaacacggccgtgtgagtaactcCAGAGAAAAAAATGGATACTGAGACATCCTTGTtataacggatgtcacacgtacctgaaacatggacgtctgaaaggggccttatagacaCTGATCTGTCATAACTTTAAAATCACTGACAGGTGAGTAATATTAATGGGGAGTCGCTGGCAATGTCTTTGCTGTCAACAGGTTCTCCAGTTACTGTACAATGCCTGTGTGGGTTTTGAGATCCTAGAAATTATAGTTTTATTGTGTAAGTAAAAAAGAATAATGTAAATCAATTTAATTTGTTTTGTTGCTTTTATTAGGTTTGGCGCCTCCACTTTGAAATCCACATGGCCGTGTCATCTAAATAGGCTGTCGGAGGACTATGACCTGTTCCCTGACTTTAAGCAATCTGAAGATCTGATCAGCCTTCACCAGAATTTGTATGGTTCAGAGCCTGTCCTCAGTACTGAAGCTCCGTATATGGAGGATGTATATGAGAGTGATGATTTGGAACAAGATGAACATTTGCTATATCAATGTCAGACTGATACTCCACGCAGTTATAATATGAATTCAAAAATAAATCCACATGGATACTCTCAACTCAATAACTTTCTCTTATCTGAAACACCCAAAGACACTTTTCAGAAGAGAGATGCATTTGTGTCAACATTACACAAGAGTAATTTTGATGATAGTAGATATGACATGAGTGCACATGGTAAAACCATGCACAATAAACGCAGTGTGACCGGCTTTCAGGATTCCAAAAGTTCCTTTAATTTATCGGCTGAGTCACCTATCTTAGATGGAAATACATACAGTAATTATTTCCAAGCAAAACAGAATTACCAAACATTTGATGATTATATTCAGGACCCAACCGTTACCATCCCAAAGACAACACGCCTAGCATCCGATAGATTTTTAATGAAAGACTCTACGTATGTTTCTCAATATGATCACAAGCCAGAATTTGGATTGAAAACACTATTTGGTAATAATATGGCTATTACTGATCATTTTCAAAGACTCCCATCCAGACAAGAAGGGCAAAATTCAGACTTGACAAAGCCGTCCAGCTTTTTATCCTCTATTTCCACCAATATTTCAGACAAGTTATCATGGGCAAATGGCCAGATGGAAAGAAACCATCAAAATGTGTATAACAATCAGGTGAAGTCGGACATTATGTTATCATCCTCTCAAAAAAATCCAGCAAATGTCTCTAATTATCTGAATTTACGTTCTCCTCTCATTCCTGGAAGCACTGCCCAAAAATTTCACTGCGAAAATCCCACCTATTCATCCTTAGACTATAGTTACAATAGTGCTGACAAGACACTGGAAGGTTTTCACAAAGCCACAGAGGACCACAAGTTTGAGTCTGTGGCTGAAAAAAGACTGAAGCCATTAAATGGCGTCTATGAGAATGTATCGAGCTTATACAGCTCCTTAGACCGAAATGTCAAGAAGACCATTCCTGAAAAGAAGCAGAACATGTCATTTAGCATGCAGGATAATCCTGACAGCATGGTCCAAAACCACAAAGAGTTATTAAACAGCGTTGTTGATTACAATAATCTGGGAAATGTAAGTGTTGATAATAAGCGACTAAATAGCAGCAAACTAACCCACCCACAGAGTATGTATTTATCCAATGGATTGATGATGGGTGCTTTGGGTAGAAACTTAATCTCTCCCAGTAACTACAAATCACCATTTTCTAATAATTTGGATCACAGTGTCCACCCAATGATAAACAGCCATGATCCATACTCTTATGAAAACCAGAGCCAAGCATGGTCACAGATCAATGACCTCTTACATGGTGATGCTTCCTTCCAAGGCTTGGCAGCTATGTTAAGCGCTCAGAGGTCAGTGAAGCCTAGAAGTATTCCTGCAAATGAGCTCCACCTTCGTCTGGATGACTGTTTCAACCACTGCCGAGCTctagaaaaggaaaggaaaaaggtaTGGACAAAGAGAGCTTTTTGCCTGTTTTGATGTTTCCTTGCAACTAAATACTTTTGTTCTGAGTTTTGATTGATATAGAAAGGCAGTCCTGTTTCTATTTTTAGTATTTCAGTCAGAGTATATTCACCCCATGGCGCTGTTCACCCCATTCTCAATGAGTGGCCATGCTAGAGTAAGTTACTCCTGATTTATGAAGAGGCGTCTGTGATGTGGCCTGTTTAACATGCAAAAATTGCTGAAAGGTCGTCTTTaaccaattaaagggaacctgtcacatacaatatgcgttctgacctatcaacagacgcatgtgtgccctaattacacctccctaaccatccctgtgttgtaaaattgtgtaatatgaaaataataaaaaaatttttattacttacatatttcctATGCAAATAGCAGAGCTCGTCGCCCCATGGGCATCGCATCGCACTGTGGGCGTTtgaatactttccatggtatcacgcccctttgGGTGTtataccatggattcacatgagcgaTGTCCCccatctgctccttcagaatcccgcgcatgtttgcacttaccattcccgcaaccttttccgggtgttcactcgaCGACTTCAGACTGCGGAAATAGTAAGTGCGCACGCACGGGATTCTGAAGGAGCAacgggggacgtcgctcatgtgaatccatggtatcacgcctacaggggcgtgataccatggaaagtatgcaaacgtccacagggcgatgtgacgcccatggggcgacgagctctgctatttacatagggaatatgtaagtaataaaacgttttttattacttttatataacacaattttacaacacagggatgggtagggaggtgtaattagcgcaaacatgcgtctgctgataggtcagaacgcatattgtatGTGACAGTTTTCCTTTACCCGCTTCACGACTTGCCGAGTTTTcgctttttttcgccattctttacttgtaaatgaaaccataagttttacaatatagtgtactggaaaacggcaaagaaattccaaatgcaggaaaattgcaaaaaaaagtgcgatagcactattgtttttaagatattttattcactgtgttcactatatggtaaaactgatgtgttgttgtgatgcttcaggttggtgcgagttcgtagacaccaaacatgtataggtttactataatcagaagtttgtccaaaaaaagtgacgcacgttttacgccatattctgtgacccatagcattctcatttttcgggctctatggctcagtgacagcttattttttgcgtcttgagctgacgtttttaacggtaccatttttgcgcagatgctatgttttgatcgcctgttattgcattttgtgcaaaagttgtggcattttagcatttggaatttttttgccgctacgccgtttactgatcagattaattgattttatattttgatagatcgggcgtttttaaacgcggcaataccaaatgtgtgtatattttttatgtttttaaccctttaattttcaatgggacgaaaggggggggtgatttgaacttttaggtttttttgtttttttaattttttaaaacttttttttacttttttattttactagtccccctagggggctatagcgatcaacaatccgatcgctctgccctatctgctgatcacagctacagagctgtaaacagcagatactctcactttctgcttcactcggctccgggccgagtgaaacaaagtaattcatggcaggtacaggagtcatcacatgaccctgtgctaccatgacaactaccggaagtcacgtgatcacgtcacgtgacttccggtatcgggcgataagtaaaagtttaccgaaatcgcgattataatggcgctgtcacatattgacagcgccatttaaggggttaaacggcacgagtagataacgattctgctcgtgcctagcaggcacacatctcagctgtgaaaatcagctgagatgtgtgccgatcgtggcatgctgccgccggcagaccgcgggcagtaacattatgaccgctacgacgtaatattactgcccgcggtcgttaaggggttaaggacgaagccagttttgtacctaatgaccaggccattttttgcaattctgaccagtgtaactTTGAGGTTGTAATTCTGGAATGCTTCAGCGAATCTCAGTGATTCTGacccagcgataccaaatatgtgtattttttttaaattattattattattattgtattcttttcaatggggaaaaaggggAGTGAgtttaacttttagggttttttgtaatttttttcatatttttaagacctattttttttttacttgattttactagtccctttagggaaCTTTATGACTGCACTGCCTGATTGCTCCTCATTATCAGAGTGTTGTCTGATTGCTCCTCCTGATCAGAGTGTTGCTTCAGCATAACTCTGATCAGGAGACatcctgatctcctgtgagtgccagtgcTCTGTCGGAATCACAGGAAGTGAGTAATGACAGcggcaggggtcatcagctgacgtcGTGCTGCCATGACAACTCATTGGCAACCTGTTATCTCTTCTCAGGGCTTTTAACGGCGGTGGGGAAAAGCGTGTTTCCCGCCGAAGCACATTAGAACGCGCTGTCAGAATTAggcagcgcgatctaaggggttaacagacatGGGTGTATTtcccatccacctgcgcctgtAAGCTGCATGTCTCGgacgatcagatcagccgacatgcgcAGGGAAACATGGGCTCACCATGTGAGCCACATCAAGGATAGGGAGAtataggacgtatatatacgtaccagggctgtggagtcagtaagccaaacctccaactcctcaatttcccttgcaccaactccacgactccaactcccacatatattgattatatttaagtgaaaaatgtattgtagtacaatgtgaacatcagacatttaatcatttttatgatacaattatcaagatatttagatagaacataaaata containing:
- the MEIOC gene encoding meiosis-specific coiled-coil domain-containing protein MEIOC isoform X1, whose product is MEQTPFYRSSNLCWSNLDVGGKLMDAFTSSTLSKPCSTYSSHKAQNEELFSLHHNYGPSFPNHSTNCEDSSIFYTPWSGYIDDMKPIASTQVKAKVQTERNKHGSETDLYGLVANILEEPEKAQSFLDGGFGASTLKSTWPCHLNRLSEDYDLFPDFKQSEDLISLHQNLYGSEPVLSTEAPYMEDVYESDDLEQDEHLLYQCQTDTPRSYNMNSKINPHGYSQLNNFLLSETPKDTFQKRDAFVSTLHKSNFDDSRYDMSAHGKTMHNKRSVTGFQDSKSSFNLSAESPILDGNTYSNYFQAKQNYQTFDDYIQDPTVTIPKTTRLASDRFLMKDSTYVSQYDHKPEFGLKTLFGNNMAITDHFQRLPSRQEGQNSDLTKPSSFLSSISTNISDKLSWANGQMERNHQNVYNNQVKSDIMLSSSQKNPANVSNYLNLRSPLIPGSTAQKFHCENPTYSSLDYSYNSADKTLEGFHKATEDHKFESVAEKRLKPLNGVYENVSSLYSSLDRNVKKTIPEKKQNMSFSMQDNPDSMVQNHKELLNSVVDYNNLGNVSVDNKRLNSSKLTHPQSMYLSNGLMMGALGRNLISPSNYKSPFSNNLDHSVHPMINSHDPYSYENQSQAWSQINDLLHGDASFQGLAAMLSAQRSVKPRSIPANELHLRLDDCFNHCRALEKERKKTESLLMKHYPGKKVSSTNNASVPRLGSNPSRVDRLIVDQLREQARVVTLLSKMERFRSSPLHANISTALDRYLEAINNVHAKRKNEIMNTSNHQQKHGRPRQNDSRDIFILASSIREMAIATRKARTALWCALQMTLPKSAPAQSTGEVEQTLQPVGMLNDQN
- the MEIOC gene encoding meiosis-specific coiled-coil domain-containing protein MEIOC isoform X2 is translated as MENEELFSLHHNYGPSFPNHSTNCEDSSIFYTPWSGYIDDMKPIASTQVKAKVQTERNKHGSETDLYGLVANILEEPEKAQSFLDGGFGASTLKSTWPCHLNRLSEDYDLFPDFKQSEDLISLHQNLYGSEPVLSTEAPYMEDVYESDDLEQDEHLLYQCQTDTPRSYNMNSKINPHGYSQLNNFLLSETPKDTFQKRDAFVSTLHKSNFDDSRYDMSAHGKTMHNKRSVTGFQDSKSSFNLSAESPILDGNTYSNYFQAKQNYQTFDDYIQDPTVTIPKTTRLASDRFLMKDSTYVSQYDHKPEFGLKTLFGNNMAITDHFQRLPSRQEGQNSDLTKPSSFLSSISTNISDKLSWANGQMERNHQNVYNNQVKSDIMLSSSQKNPANVSNYLNLRSPLIPGSTAQKFHCENPTYSSLDYSYNSADKTLEGFHKATEDHKFESVAEKRLKPLNGVYENVSSLYSSLDRNVKKTIPEKKQNMSFSMQDNPDSMVQNHKELLNSVVDYNNLGNVSVDNKRLNSSKLTHPQSMYLSNGLMMGALGRNLISPSNYKSPFSNNLDHSVHPMINSHDPYSYENQSQAWSQINDLLHGDASFQGLAAMLSAQRSVKPRSIPANELHLRLDDCFNHCRALEKERKKTESLLMKHYPGKKVSSTNNASVPRLGSNPSRVDRLIVDQLREQARVVTLLSKMERFRSSPLHANISTALDRYLEAINNVHAKRKNEIMNTSNHQQKHGRPRQNDSRDIFILASSIREMAIATRKARTALWCALQMTLPKSAPAQSTGEVEQTLQPVGMLNDQN